The genomic segment TCAGTAATATGGAATAATAATTTAGCAAGTAATTTCTAGTACGGTGTAATGACATAAATAAAACATGGAATAATCTATACAACATGCTGTTTAAAATTGTGTTTTTGAATGTTGGAGATGTATATATTGAAGACCAAGTCGCTTTACGTGATTTACTAATACAAACCTGATGGAGACCAAGTCGACCATTTGTGGTGTAGAAATTGACAATGCACAAATCCGGTGACATTTTTGGGAGCATGTCATCCACGTTTGTGATGTCCATGTCCTTTTTTATCAGACGATGAGAATCATCAAGTGCTTTGGCAACTACCGAAGAGAAGTGAGATGGAATGCCAGGGGGAACAACGTTGTCATGGCGCCGGATTTCTGCATATTCTCTTGTCTGAGGATCCCAATCGAGACCAAGACACATCATGAACAATCGCAATTTGGCTCCATCTTTGTACCCGGGTCGATAAAACCCTCCTGGACCAAGGCCTAATTCTCGACATTTTTTTACAATGTTCACCTGCAAGAGACATAACTAGTACGGTTTTCTTCCCCAATTCAAAGTGTGAAAGTCGAGTATGACAGGAATACCTGCTCACTGATTGGTATATAATTTTTCAATAACACCATCCCAGGTCCCAGTACTTGACCCATCTCTTCGGATGAGTCAGCAGCAATCTGTTGTTCCTTTGGAACCCACATTTTATGCAAAGAACCTTTTCGGGGCTTCTGTTTTGTTGGTTTTCGAATACAAATATCAAAGGATTGCTCGATGAAAGGCAAGTCTGAATCCTTGGGGTCGCTCATAGCAAATGATGCTCGATCAAGTTGCCCGTTTTCCAACTTTTTTTCGACACTAGTCCCCAAGTCTACTCTACCCCTCCTtttaggtttaggtttaggtttaggttCAGAATTGATACTAGCAGAAAGTAAGGGATATTCCTTATCGTAGGAAGCTTCTGTTGTTATGAACTGTCGTGAATGATCTTCCGCAGCAGTCCGAAACTTTCGGTCTCCGCCATTATCAGCACCCTTTGGAAAACACAAATTTCAAACTAcgcaaaataatatttcacctaGTCTATCTAATACAAAATGTATGAAGCTAGCTGCATTAAACTATGGATCGTACTTCATGCAAGGACATAATAACCACAAAAAGTTCAGTAGATCTTTAACGTCAGAAAAAAGCTTAAATCAGTATGCCTTATTTAGACTAGCTAGTTCTTCAACATTTTACACCCCACTCCCCCGGCGCATACCAAATGTTTGATAAATCACCCATTAGAGCTCTCGACACAATATAcaattaagaattttttttaaaaaaaggaaaGCGATAAAAGGAATACA from the Primulina eburnea isolate SZY01 chromosome 3, ASM2296580v1, whole genome shotgun sequence genome contains:
- the LOC140826255 gene encoding DNA N(6)-methyladenine demethylase ALKBH1D-like, whose protein sequence is MHTGFNRAIFAATTISSLSKSLRIGRFSFLGTMSNTSMKSGDSIKSFKNGADNGGDRKFRTAAEDHSRQFITTEASYDKEYPLLSASINSEPKPKPKPKRRGRVDLGTSVEKKLENGQLDRASFAMSDPKDSDLPFIEQSFDICIRKPTKQKPRKGSLHKMWVPKEQQIAADSSEEMGQVLGPGMVLLKNYIPISEQVNIVKKCRELGLGPGGFYRPGYKDGAKLRLFMMCLGLDWDPQTREYAEIRRHDNVVPPGIPSHFSSVVAKALDDSHRLIKKDMDITNVDDMLPKMSPDLCIVNFYTTNGRLGLHQDRDESYDSLRRGLPVVSVSVGDSAEFLFGNQRDVDKADNILLESGDVLIFGGESRHIFHGVTNIVPRTAPLELLEKTGLRPGRLNLTFRKY